One window of Solirubrobacterales bacterium genomic DNA carries:
- a CDS encoding 1-phosphofructokinase family hexose kinase, translated as MIISVTLNVAIDRTIAVPNFQLGRRHRSVETRTVPGGKGINVARALRLLGRPVVASGLVGGGNGDRVVKQLSEESLLTDFIRISEETRFNLALIDPTSGVQTEVNERGPVVTSEELERFVERIEYLARGASLCVLAGSLPQGIEVDFYARLVATMKDLGIPVLLDTEGAPMLAGMRAGPDIVTPNKLEAEELVGREFEVGDEIVGVLEELIELGPASAAITLPAGCVAIIREGSRRRLLEVTIDTLDPVSTVGSGDAFLAGYAAALYDRRPPEERLRYAVACGAESTQHLGAGRLDRARAESLLDSVKVRQIEAPAGV; from the coding sequence ATGATCATCTCGGTGACACTCAACGTGGCAATCGACCGCACGATCGCCGTTCCGAACTTTCAGCTCGGGCGCCGACACCGCTCGGTCGAGACGCGGACGGTTCCCGGCGGGAAGGGGATCAACGTGGCCAGGGCCCTGCGCCTGCTCGGCCGTCCCGTGGTCGCCAGTGGCCTGGTCGGTGGCGGAAACGGCGACCGGGTGGTCAAGCAACTCTCCGAGGAGTCGTTGCTCACCGACTTCATCCGGATCTCCGAAGAGACCCGGTTCAACCTGGCCTTGATCGATCCCACCTCCGGAGTTCAGACCGAGGTGAACGAACGGGGTCCGGTGGTCACCTCGGAGGAGCTGGAGCGGTTCGTCGAACGGATCGAGTACCTCGCCCGGGGCGCGTCGCTCTGCGTCCTCGCCGGCTCCCTGCCCCAGGGGATAGAGGTTGACTTCTACGCCCGTCTCGTCGCCACCATGAAGGATCTCGGGATCCCGGTTCTGCTGGACACCGAGGGGGCACCGATGCTCGCCGGGATGCGGGCCGGACCGGACATCGTGACCCCGAACAAGCTCGAAGCCGAGGAACTGGTCGGGCGGGAGTTCGAGGTGGGTGACGAGATCGTGGGGGTGCTGGAGGAGCTGATCGAGCTGGGTCCGGCCTCGGCCGCGATCACCCTGCCGGCCGGTTGCGTGGCGATCATCCGGGAGGGATCCCGGCGGCGCCTGCTCGAGGTGACGATCGACACCCTGGACCCGGTCTCCACGGTCGGGTCCGGAGATGCCTTTCTGGCCGGCTATGCGGCTGCGCTCTACGACCGGCGACCGCCCGAGGAACGGCTCAGGTACGCCGTCGCCTGCGGTGCCGAGTCGACGCAGCACCTCGGTGCCGGACGGCTTGACCGGGCTCGCGCCGAGAGTCTGCTGGACTCGGTCAAGGTGCGGCAGATCGAGGCGCCCGCCGGGGTTTGA
- a CDS encoding GuaB3 family IMP dehydrogenase-related protein, which translates to MEIEIGRGKKGRRAYGFDDVAIVPSRRTRDPDDIDISWTLGPYRFDLPLVASAMDGVVSPETAVLVHKLGGLGVLNLEGIWTRFEDAEDQLEMISKAPKEEATALMQKVYETPVKSELVARRIAEIKDAGAVVCGSFTPQTVQQYYEVAVEAGLDILVIQGTVISAEHVSTTVEPLNLKEFIGEVPVPTVVGGCASYSTGLHLMRTGAVGVLVGVGPGAACTTRGVLGIGVPQATAIADVAAARSQHMLETGEYVNVIGDGGMRTGGDISKAIACGADAVMIGSPLARAKEAPGRGYHWGMATFHSSLPRGTRVSTVQNGTMEEILLGPAHENDGTFNLMGALRTSMATTGYEDIRSFQRAEVMVAPALMSEGKKLQNEQAVGMGSTGRAAVSAGVKVADD; encoded by the coding sequence TTGGAAATTGAGATCGGCCGAGGCAAGAAGGGCCGACGCGCATACGGTTTTGATGACGTAGCGATCGTTCCCTCTCGCCGCACCCGCGATCCGGATGACATCGACATCAGCTGGACGCTGGGCCCCTATCGGTTCGATCTGCCCCTGGTGGCATCGGCCATGGACGGTGTGGTCAGCCCGGAGACTGCCGTCCTGGTCCACAAGCTGGGTGGTCTCGGGGTACTCAACCTGGAAGGGATCTGGACCCGGTTCGAGGATGCCGAGGATCAGCTCGAAATGATCTCGAAGGCGCCGAAGGAAGAAGCCACGGCCCTGATGCAGAAGGTCTACGAGACCCCGGTGAAGTCGGAGCTGGTGGCCCGGCGGATCGCCGAGATCAAGGACGCCGGCGCCGTGGTCTGCGGATCGTTCACTCCCCAGACCGTCCAGCAGTACTACGAGGTGGCGGTCGAGGCGGGTCTGGACATCCTGGTGATCCAGGGAACGGTGATCTCGGCCGAGCACGTCTCGACCACGGTCGAACCGCTCAATCTGAAGGAGTTCATTGGCGAGGTTCCGGTCCCGACCGTGGTCGGCGGCTGTGCCTCCTACTCGACCGGCCTCCACCTGATGCGGACCGGAGCGGTCGGAGTGCTGGTCGGAGTTGGTCCCGGCGCCGCCTGCACCACCCGCGGTGTGCTCGGCATCGGTGTACCCCAGGCCACCGCGATCGCGGATGTCGCCGCCGCCCGCTCCCAGCACATGCTGGAGACCGGCGAGTACGTGAACGTGATCGGCGACGGCGGGATGCGCACCGGCGGCGACATCTCGAAAGCGATCGCCTGCGGGGCCGACGCCGTGATGATCGGATCACCGCTTGCCCGGGCCAAGGAAGCCCCCGGACGGGGCTACCACTGGGGCATGGCCACCTTCCACTCCTCGCTGCCGCGGGGTACCCGGGTTTCCACCGTCCAGAACGGAACGATGGAGGAGATCCTGCTCGGCCCCGCCCACGAGAACGACGGGACCTTCAACCTGATGGGCGCTCTTCGCACCTCGATGGCCACCACCGGCTACGAAGACATCCGCTCCTTCCAGCGGGCCGAAGTGATGGTTGCGCCGGCGCTGATGAGCGAAGGCAAGAAGCTCCAGAACGAACAGGCGGTCGGTATGGGTTCGACCGGCCGGGCCGCGGTTTCGGCCGGCGTCAAGGTAGCCGACGATTAG
- the guaA gene encoding glutamine-hydrolyzing GMP synthase, with the protein MATASAEEVLVLDFGGQYSQLIARRIRECGVFAELMPASTPLGKILGRSPKAIVLSGGPASVHDPGAPEFPEQLADLEVPLLGICYGMQAMAKFLGGKVEAAESGEFGRTELTVTGDGGVLLGGLPSDQTCWMSHRDTVYEAPAGFKPTASTPGSPVAALESEERGMYGIQFHPEVVHTPFGTEVLNRFLREIAGCERTWSAASIVTEQVAAIREQIGTGRAICGLSGGVDSSVAAKLVHEAIGDRLTCVFVDHGLMRMDEATQVVEDFQHFGIHLVHVDAEERFLARLAGVTDPETKRKIIGEEFIRVFEEEAAKIEGADFLVQGTLYSDVIESGGSDGAATIKSHHNVGGLPEDLEFDLVEPLRMLFKDEVRAVGTELGLPDRLVWRQPFPGPGLGIRIVGGEVNRERLDILRAADQILHEEVGGANLYRELWQFFCVLPVIRSVGVQGDGRTYAYPVIIRAVTSTDAMTADWARIPYEVLEKVSNRIINEVNGVNRVAYDITSKPPGTIEWE; encoded by the coding sequence ATGGCGACCGCTTCCGCCGAGGAAGTGCTGGTCCTCGATTTCGGGGGCCAGTACTCCCAGCTAATCGCCCGCCGCATCCGTGAATGCGGGGTCTTCGCCGAGCTGATGCCGGCGAGCACGCCGCTGGGGAAGATCCTCGGACGCAGCCCGAAAGCGATCGTGCTTTCCGGAGGTCCCGCATCGGTCCACGATCCGGGTGCCCCCGAGTTCCCGGAGCAGCTGGCCGACCTCGAGGTCCCGTTGCTCGGCATCTGTTACGGCATGCAGGCGATGGCCAAGTTCCTCGGCGGCAAGGTCGAAGCGGCCGAGTCCGGTGAGTTCGGTCGAACCGAGCTGACCGTGACCGGAGATGGCGGCGTGCTGCTGGGCGGACTCCCCTCCGACCAGACCTGCTGGATGAGTCATCGGGACACCGTGTATGAAGCTCCGGCAGGGTTCAAGCCGACCGCGTCGACCCCCGGTTCGCCGGTAGCAGCACTGGAGTCGGAAGAGCGGGGGATGTACGGGATCCAGTTCCACCCCGAGGTGGTCCACACCCCGTTCGGGACCGAGGTGCTCAATCGCTTCCTGCGGGAGATCGCCGGATGCGAACGGACCTGGAGCGCCGCCTCGATCGTGACCGAGCAGGTGGCGGCGATCCGGGAGCAGATCGGAACGGGCAGGGCGATCTGTGGACTCTCCGGCGGGGTTGACTCCTCGGTTGCTGCGAAACTCGTACACGAAGCGATCGGTGATCGTCTCACCTGCGTCTTCGTTGATCACGGTCTGATGCGGATGGACGAAGCGACCCAGGTGGTGGAGGACTTCCAGCACTTCGGTATTCATCTGGTTCACGTTGACGCCGAGGAGCGGTTCCTGGCTCGGCTGGCCGGGGTCACCGATCCGGAAACGAAACGCAAGATCATCGGCGAGGAGTTCATCCGGGTCTTCGAGGAGGAGGCGGCCAAGATCGAGGGCGCCGACTTCCTCGTCCAGGGGACGCTCTACTCGGACGTGATCGAGTCCGGTGGCTCCGACGGTGCCGCCACGATCAAGTCCCATCACAACGTCGGCGGTCTGCCGGAGGACCTCGAGTTCGACCTGGTGGAGCCGCTGCGGATGCTGTTCAAGGATGAGGTGAGGGCGGTAGGCACCGAGCTCGGTCTGCCCGACCGTCTGGTCTGGCGTCAGCCCTTCCCCGGCCCGGGGCTCGGCATCCGGATCGTTGGCGGTGAGGTCAACCGGGAACGGCTGGACATCCTCCGGGCGGCCGACCAGATCCTCCACGAGGAGGTCGGCGGAGCGAACCTTTACCGCGAGCTCTGGCAGTTCTTCTGCGTGCTGCCGGTGATCCGCTCGGTCGGAGTCCAGGGCGACGGCCGCACTTACGCCTACCCGGTGATCATCCGGGCGGTCACCTCGACCGACGCGATGACCGCCGACTGGGCCCGGATCCCCTATGAAGTTCTCGAAAAGGTCTCGAACCGGATCATCAACGAGGTCAACGGCGTCAACCGGGTGGCCTACGACATCACCTCCAAGCCGCCAGGCACCATCGAATGGGAGTAG